The following proteins come from a genomic window of Trifolium pratense cultivar HEN17-A07 linkage group LG4, ARS_RC_1.1, whole genome shotgun sequence:
- the LOC123920749 gene encoding uncharacterized ATP-dependent helicase C29A10.10c-like isoform X2, whose protein sequence is MEKFTSASEDAHKPRRLLDVVLSWPLEDVLNENLFKDKVHKIPDTFKSVTEYKTSFIPLLFEETRTDLSSSLSGVSKAPFCEIKKVEKSRQLKLMKAQKQFKLFQHTIRLKSTFDSVEDRENYEPATGDLIAFTNIRPKSLDDLNTRKSPYHIAYVVRAKNQFSDKIKVLSSKSMNMDIEHDLGRNNKLKLYAVFLINLTTNVRISDALNSRSEGEHLNIIKTVLGPHLTSGENCQNCLSEENSQASFIKEDSIIRSQKLNESQLDAVLSGVDMMNCDHADMKLIWGPPGTGKTKTVACLLFSLLKLKTRTLTCAPTNTAVLQVAIRLHKLVMDSLELVTYGLGDIVLFGNGKRMKVDCYPGLEDVFLDYRVQDLMVCFDPKFGWKHSLQSMIQLLNSMEESAKKKTRKAVFAYRHKFREQREKMEFLMKTLYTHMPKSLISLETVKKMLQAFDLLRSIGISLWQVKLKPKSRIPTYFQPLYVKRDECISILSSLSGTVLIPVFDKRDNMRVKVGNFCLSNACLILCTASSSVKLNTAEVSPIQFLVIDEAAQLKECESAIPLQLSGLRHCILIGDERQLPALVKSKIADKCEFGRSMFERLVILGYKRHMLNVQYRMHPSISLFPCKEFYDEKLSDALVVRKKSYNRLFLEGKMYSSYSFINITKGKEKLGDGQSMKNMVEVGVISEIIKSLNKVFMRTKKKVSIGIISPYNAQVYEIQEKIKQYTQVSNSDFSVSVRSVDGFQGGEEDIIIISTVRSNQSGNVGFLSNRQRANVAMTRARYCLWILGNAATLINSDSVWRNVVLDAKRRDCFHNANENKKLARAIKDVLFEIELLEEIESPFKKLSIGEKSETPTTSSSSRRRKPRRVKREKY, encoded by the exons ATGGAGAAGTTTACCAGTGCAAGTGAAGATGCTCATAAACCTAGAAGGCTCTTGGATGTTGTACTCTCATGGCCCCTTGAGGATGTTCTCAACGAAAATCTTTTCAAAGACAAG GTTCATAAGATTCCAGACACATTTAAGTCAGTAACAGAATACAAGACATCTTTTATTCCTCTATTGTTTGAAGAAACGCGCACTGATTTATCTTCAAGCTTATCTGGTGTGTCTAAAGCTCCTTTTTGTGAAATCAAGAAAGTTGAAAAAAGCAGGCAATTGAAACTTATGAAAGCTCAAAAGCAATTCAAACTGTTCCAGCATACAATAAGGTTGAAGAGTACATTTGATAGTGTGGAAGATCGTGAAAACTATGAACCTGCAACTGGTGATCTCATTGCTTTCACAAACATCAGGCCTAAAAGCTTAGATGACTTGAACACGCGCAAAAGTCCCTACCATATCGCATATGTTGTTCGGGCAAAAAATCAATTTTCGGATAAAATCAAAGTTCTGTCATCCAAATCCATGAATATGGATATTGAACATGACTTGGGAAGGAACAACAAGCTGAAATTGTATGCAGTTTTCCTTATCAACTTGACAACAAATGTTCGTATTTCAGATGCACTGAATTCGCGCTCGGAGGGTGAACACCTGAACATAATCAAAACAGTGTTGGGCCCACATCTAACT AGTGGAGAAAACTGTCAAAATTGTCTTTCGGAAGAAAATAGTCAAGCTTCATTCATCAAGGAGGACTCGATAATTCGTTCTCAGAAACTAAATGAATCCCAACTAGATGCTGTTCTGAGCGGTGTAGATATGATGAATTGCGATCACGCTGATATGAAACTTATATGGGGACCTCCAGGGACAGGGAAAACAAAGACAGTAGCATGCTTGCTATTTTCTTTACTCAAGCTAAAAACGAGAACTTTGACTTGTGCTCCAACAAATACTGCAGTGTTGCAAGTGGCAATTAGGTTGCATAAGTTAGTTATGGATTCACTCGAGCTTGTTACATATGGTTTAGGTGACATTGTGCTGTTTGGAAATGGTAAGAGAATGAAAGTAGATTGTTATCCTGGGCTTGAAGATGTCTTTCTTGATTATCGCGTACAGGATCTAATGGTGTGTTTTGATCCGAAATTTGGATGGAAGCATAGCTTGCAGTCCATGATACAGTTGCTCAATTCAATGGAGGAATCCGCTAAGAAAAAAACCCGTAAGGCAGTATTTGCATACAGGCACAAATTTCGTGAACAAAGAGAAAAGATGGAGTTCTTAATGAAAACCTTATACACTCACATGCCAAAATCTCTCATTTCACTTGAAACAGTGAAGAAAATGCTTCAAGCTTTTGATTTGCTAAGGTCGATTGGAATTTCCTTGTGGCAAGTCAAACTCAAGCCAAAATCTCGCATTCCTACGTACTTCCAACCGTTATACGTCAAACGAGATGAGTGCATTAGCATACTAAGTTCACTTTCTGGCACAGTTTTGATTCCTGTATTTGACAAGAGAGATAACATGAGAGTTAAAGTAGGAAATTTTTGCTTGTCGAATGCGTGCCTAATTTTGTGTACAGCATCAAGTTCAGTTAAACTAAACACAGCAGAGGTGAGCCCAATTCAATTTTTAGTAATCGATGAAGCCGCTCAGCTTAAAGAATGTGAATCAGCAATTCCGTTGCAACTGTCTGGTCTCCGACATTGCATCCTAATCGGAGATGAGAGACAACTTCCTGCATTGGTAAAAAGCAAG ATTGCAGATAAGTGTGAATTTGGACGAAGCATGTTTGAGAGGTTGGTAATATTAGGATACAAAAGGCATATGCTGAATGTTCAGTACAGAATGCATCCTTCGATTAGCTTATTCCCGTGCAAAGAGTTCTACGATGAAAAGCTTTCTGATGCACTTGTTGTCAGGAAAAAAAGCTATAACAGGCTTTTCCTTGAAGGAAAAATGTATTCTTCTTATTCTTTCATTAACATAACCAAGGGTAAAGAGAAACTTGGAGATGGACAAAGCATGAAGAACATGGTTGAGGTTGGAGTTATTTCTGAGATAATCAAAAGCCTCAATAAAG TGTTCATGAGGACAAAGAAGAAAGTTAGCATAGGAATAATATCGCCATATAACGCTCAAGTTTATGAAATCCAGGAAAAAATTAAGCAGTACACTCAGGTTTCTAACTCTGACTTCTCCGTTAGTGTCCGTTCTGTTGATGGCTTTCAAGGCGGTGAAGAAGACATTATAATAATATCTACAGTGAGATCTAATCAGAGTGGTAATGTCGGTTTTCTTTCAAATAGACAAAGAGCAAATGTGGCTATGACTCGAGCTAG ATATTGTCTTTGGATATTAGGAAATGCGGCTACTCTAATCAACAGTGACTCTGTTTGGAGAAATGTAGTTCTTGATGCTAAGAGAAGAGATTGTTTCCATAATGCGAATGAAAACAAGAAACTAGCCAGGGCAATTAAGGATGTCTTGTTTGAAATCGAACTACTTGAAGAAATAGAATCTCCATTTAAGAAACTAAGCATTGGTGAAAAATCAGAAACACCAACTACTTCCTCTAGCTCTAG GCGAAGGAAACCGAGGAGGGTGAAGCGTGAGAAATATTGA
- the LOC123920749 gene encoding uncharacterized ATP-dependent helicase C29A10.10c-like isoform X4: protein MEKFTSASEDAHKPRRLLDVVLSWPLEDVLNENLFKDKVHKIPDTFKSVTEYKTSFIPLLFEETRTDLSSSLSGVSKAPFCEIKKVEKSRQLKLMKAQKQFKLFQHTIRLKSTFDSVEDRENYEPATGDLIAFTNIRPKSLDDLNTRKSPYHIAYVVRAKNQFSDKIKVLSSKSMNMDIEHDLGRNNKLKLYAVFLINLTTNVRISDALNSRSEGEHLNIIKTVLGPHLTSGENCQNCLSEENSQASFIKEDSIIRSQKLNESQLDAVLSGVDMMNCDHADMKLIWGPPGTGKTKTVACLLFSLLKLKTRTLTCAPTNTAVLQVAIRLHKLVMDSLELVTYGLGDIVLFGNGKRMKVDCYPGLEDVFLDYRVQDLMVCFDPKFGWKHSLQSMIQLLNSMEESAKKKTRKAVFAYRHKFREQREKMEFLMKTLYTHMPKSLISLETVKKMLQAFDLLRSIGISLWQVKLKPKSRIPTYFQPLYVKRDECISILSSLSGTVLIPVFDKRDNMRVKVGNFCLSNACLILCTASSSVKLNTAEVSPIQFLVIDEAAQLKECESAIPLQLSGLRHCILIGDERQLPALVKSKIADKCEFGRSMFERLVILGYKRHMLNVQYRMHPSISLFPCKEFYDEKLSDALVVRKKSYNRLFLEGKMYSSYSFINITKGKEKLGDGQSMKNMVEVGVISEIIKSLNKVFMRTKKKVSIGIISPYNAQVYEIQEKIKQYTQVSNSDFSVSVRSVDGFQGGEEDIIIISTVRSNQSGNVGFLSNRQRANVAMTRARYCLWILGNAATLINSDSVWRNVVLDAKRRDCFHNANENKKLARAIKDVLFEIELLEEIESPFKKLSIGEKSETPTTSSSSS, encoded by the exons ATGGAGAAGTTTACCAGTGCAAGTGAAGATGCTCATAAACCTAGAAGGCTCTTGGATGTTGTACTCTCATGGCCCCTTGAGGATGTTCTCAACGAAAATCTTTTCAAAGACAAG GTTCATAAGATTCCAGACACATTTAAGTCAGTAACAGAATACAAGACATCTTTTATTCCTCTATTGTTTGAAGAAACGCGCACTGATTTATCTTCAAGCTTATCTGGTGTGTCTAAAGCTCCTTTTTGTGAAATCAAGAAAGTTGAAAAAAGCAGGCAATTGAAACTTATGAAAGCTCAAAAGCAATTCAAACTGTTCCAGCATACAATAAGGTTGAAGAGTACATTTGATAGTGTGGAAGATCGTGAAAACTATGAACCTGCAACTGGTGATCTCATTGCTTTCACAAACATCAGGCCTAAAAGCTTAGATGACTTGAACACGCGCAAAAGTCCCTACCATATCGCATATGTTGTTCGGGCAAAAAATCAATTTTCGGATAAAATCAAAGTTCTGTCATCCAAATCCATGAATATGGATATTGAACATGACTTGGGAAGGAACAACAAGCTGAAATTGTATGCAGTTTTCCTTATCAACTTGACAACAAATGTTCGTATTTCAGATGCACTGAATTCGCGCTCGGAGGGTGAACACCTGAACATAATCAAAACAGTGTTGGGCCCACATCTAACT AGTGGAGAAAACTGTCAAAATTGTCTTTCGGAAGAAAATAGTCAAGCTTCATTCATCAAGGAGGACTCGATAATTCGTTCTCAGAAACTAAATGAATCCCAACTAGATGCTGTTCTGAGCGGTGTAGATATGATGAATTGCGATCACGCTGATATGAAACTTATATGGGGACCTCCAGGGACAGGGAAAACAAAGACAGTAGCATGCTTGCTATTTTCTTTACTCAAGCTAAAAACGAGAACTTTGACTTGTGCTCCAACAAATACTGCAGTGTTGCAAGTGGCAATTAGGTTGCATAAGTTAGTTATGGATTCACTCGAGCTTGTTACATATGGTTTAGGTGACATTGTGCTGTTTGGAAATGGTAAGAGAATGAAAGTAGATTGTTATCCTGGGCTTGAAGATGTCTTTCTTGATTATCGCGTACAGGATCTAATGGTGTGTTTTGATCCGAAATTTGGATGGAAGCATAGCTTGCAGTCCATGATACAGTTGCTCAATTCAATGGAGGAATCCGCTAAGAAAAAAACCCGTAAGGCAGTATTTGCATACAGGCACAAATTTCGTGAACAAAGAGAAAAGATGGAGTTCTTAATGAAAACCTTATACACTCACATGCCAAAATCTCTCATTTCACTTGAAACAGTGAAGAAAATGCTTCAAGCTTTTGATTTGCTAAGGTCGATTGGAATTTCCTTGTGGCAAGTCAAACTCAAGCCAAAATCTCGCATTCCTACGTACTTCCAACCGTTATACGTCAAACGAGATGAGTGCATTAGCATACTAAGTTCACTTTCTGGCACAGTTTTGATTCCTGTATTTGACAAGAGAGATAACATGAGAGTTAAAGTAGGAAATTTTTGCTTGTCGAATGCGTGCCTAATTTTGTGTACAGCATCAAGTTCAGTTAAACTAAACACAGCAGAGGTGAGCCCAATTCAATTTTTAGTAATCGATGAAGCCGCTCAGCTTAAAGAATGTGAATCAGCAATTCCGTTGCAACTGTCTGGTCTCCGACATTGCATCCTAATCGGAGATGAGAGACAACTTCCTGCATTGGTAAAAAGCAAG ATTGCAGATAAGTGTGAATTTGGACGAAGCATGTTTGAGAGGTTGGTAATATTAGGATACAAAAGGCATATGCTGAATGTTCAGTACAGAATGCATCCTTCGATTAGCTTATTCCCGTGCAAAGAGTTCTACGATGAAAAGCTTTCTGATGCACTTGTTGTCAGGAAAAAAAGCTATAACAGGCTTTTCCTTGAAGGAAAAATGTATTCTTCTTATTCTTTCATTAACATAACCAAGGGTAAAGAGAAACTTGGAGATGGACAAAGCATGAAGAACATGGTTGAGGTTGGAGTTATTTCTGAGATAATCAAAAGCCTCAATAAAG TGTTCATGAGGACAAAGAAGAAAGTTAGCATAGGAATAATATCGCCATATAACGCTCAAGTTTATGAAATCCAGGAAAAAATTAAGCAGTACACTCAGGTTTCTAACTCTGACTTCTCCGTTAGTGTCCGTTCTGTTGATGGCTTTCAAGGCGGTGAAGAAGACATTATAATAATATCTACAGTGAGATCTAATCAGAGTGGTAATGTCGGTTTTCTTTCAAATAGACAAAGAGCAAATGTGGCTATGACTCGAGCTAG ATATTGTCTTTGGATATTAGGAAATGCGGCTACTCTAATCAACAGTGACTCTGTTTGGAGAAATGTAGTTCTTGATGCTAAGAGAAGAGATTGTTTCCATAATGCGAATGAAAACAAGAAACTAGCCAGGGCAATTAAGGATGTCTTGTTTGAAATCGAACTACTTGAAGAAATAGAATCTCCATTTAAGAAACTAAGCATTGGTGAAAAATCAGAAACACCAACTACTTCCTCTAGCTCTAG CTGA
- the LOC123920749 gene encoding uncharacterized ATP-dependent helicase C29A10.10c-like isoform X1, which yields MEKFTSASEDAHKPRRLLDVVLSWPLEDVLNENLFKDKVHKIPDTFKSVTEYKTSFIPLLFEETRTDLSSSLSGVSKAPFCEIKKVEKSRQLKLMKAQKQFKLFQHTIRLKSTFDSVEDRENYEPATGDLIAFTNIRPKSLDDLNTRKSPYHIAYVVRAKNQFSDKIKVLSSKSMNMDIEHDLGRNNKLKLYAVFLINLTTNVRISDALNSRSEGEHLNIIKTVLGPHLTSGENCQNCLSEENSQASFIKEDSIIRSQKLNESQLDAVLSGVDMMNCDHADMKLIWGPPGTGKTKTVACLLFSLLKLKTRTLTCAPTNTAVLQVAIRLHKLVMDSLELVTYGLGDIVLFGNGKRMKVDCYPGLEDVFLDYRVQDLMVCFDPKFGWKHSLQSMIQLLNSMEESAKKKTRKAVFAYRHKFREQREKMEFLMKTLYTHMPKSLISLETVKKMLQAFDLLRSIGISLWQVKLKPKSRIPTYFQPLYVKRDECISILSSLSGTVLIPVFDKRDNMRVKVGNFCLSNACLILCTASSSVKLNTAEVSPIQFLVIDEAAQLKECESAIPLQLSGLRHCILIGDERQLPALVKSKIADKCEFGRSMFERLVILGYKRHMLNVQYRMHPSISLFPCKEFYDEKLSDALVVRKKSYNRLFLEGKMYSSYSFINITKGKEKLGDGQSMKNMVEVGVISEIIKSLNKVFMRTKKKVSIGIISPYNAQVYEIQEKIKQYTQVSNSDFSVSVRSVDGFQGGEEDIIIISTVRSNQSGNVGFLSNRQRANVAMTRARYCLWILGNAATLINSDSVWRNVVLDAKRRDCFHNANENKKLARAIKDVLFEIELLEEIESPFKKLSIGEKSETPTTSSSSRLSRQARIHARAALSLWPRQ from the exons ATGGAGAAGTTTACCAGTGCAAGTGAAGATGCTCATAAACCTAGAAGGCTCTTGGATGTTGTACTCTCATGGCCCCTTGAGGATGTTCTCAACGAAAATCTTTTCAAAGACAAG GTTCATAAGATTCCAGACACATTTAAGTCAGTAACAGAATACAAGACATCTTTTATTCCTCTATTGTTTGAAGAAACGCGCACTGATTTATCTTCAAGCTTATCTGGTGTGTCTAAAGCTCCTTTTTGTGAAATCAAGAAAGTTGAAAAAAGCAGGCAATTGAAACTTATGAAAGCTCAAAAGCAATTCAAACTGTTCCAGCATACAATAAGGTTGAAGAGTACATTTGATAGTGTGGAAGATCGTGAAAACTATGAACCTGCAACTGGTGATCTCATTGCTTTCACAAACATCAGGCCTAAAAGCTTAGATGACTTGAACACGCGCAAAAGTCCCTACCATATCGCATATGTTGTTCGGGCAAAAAATCAATTTTCGGATAAAATCAAAGTTCTGTCATCCAAATCCATGAATATGGATATTGAACATGACTTGGGAAGGAACAACAAGCTGAAATTGTATGCAGTTTTCCTTATCAACTTGACAACAAATGTTCGTATTTCAGATGCACTGAATTCGCGCTCGGAGGGTGAACACCTGAACATAATCAAAACAGTGTTGGGCCCACATCTAACT AGTGGAGAAAACTGTCAAAATTGTCTTTCGGAAGAAAATAGTCAAGCTTCATTCATCAAGGAGGACTCGATAATTCGTTCTCAGAAACTAAATGAATCCCAACTAGATGCTGTTCTGAGCGGTGTAGATATGATGAATTGCGATCACGCTGATATGAAACTTATATGGGGACCTCCAGGGACAGGGAAAACAAAGACAGTAGCATGCTTGCTATTTTCTTTACTCAAGCTAAAAACGAGAACTTTGACTTGTGCTCCAACAAATACTGCAGTGTTGCAAGTGGCAATTAGGTTGCATAAGTTAGTTATGGATTCACTCGAGCTTGTTACATATGGTTTAGGTGACATTGTGCTGTTTGGAAATGGTAAGAGAATGAAAGTAGATTGTTATCCTGGGCTTGAAGATGTCTTTCTTGATTATCGCGTACAGGATCTAATGGTGTGTTTTGATCCGAAATTTGGATGGAAGCATAGCTTGCAGTCCATGATACAGTTGCTCAATTCAATGGAGGAATCCGCTAAGAAAAAAACCCGTAAGGCAGTATTTGCATACAGGCACAAATTTCGTGAACAAAGAGAAAAGATGGAGTTCTTAATGAAAACCTTATACACTCACATGCCAAAATCTCTCATTTCACTTGAAACAGTGAAGAAAATGCTTCAAGCTTTTGATTTGCTAAGGTCGATTGGAATTTCCTTGTGGCAAGTCAAACTCAAGCCAAAATCTCGCATTCCTACGTACTTCCAACCGTTATACGTCAAACGAGATGAGTGCATTAGCATACTAAGTTCACTTTCTGGCACAGTTTTGATTCCTGTATTTGACAAGAGAGATAACATGAGAGTTAAAGTAGGAAATTTTTGCTTGTCGAATGCGTGCCTAATTTTGTGTACAGCATCAAGTTCAGTTAAACTAAACACAGCAGAGGTGAGCCCAATTCAATTTTTAGTAATCGATGAAGCCGCTCAGCTTAAAGAATGTGAATCAGCAATTCCGTTGCAACTGTCTGGTCTCCGACATTGCATCCTAATCGGAGATGAGAGACAACTTCCTGCATTGGTAAAAAGCAAG ATTGCAGATAAGTGTGAATTTGGACGAAGCATGTTTGAGAGGTTGGTAATATTAGGATACAAAAGGCATATGCTGAATGTTCAGTACAGAATGCATCCTTCGATTAGCTTATTCCCGTGCAAAGAGTTCTACGATGAAAAGCTTTCTGATGCACTTGTTGTCAGGAAAAAAAGCTATAACAGGCTTTTCCTTGAAGGAAAAATGTATTCTTCTTATTCTTTCATTAACATAACCAAGGGTAAAGAGAAACTTGGAGATGGACAAAGCATGAAGAACATGGTTGAGGTTGGAGTTATTTCTGAGATAATCAAAAGCCTCAATAAAG TGTTCATGAGGACAAAGAAGAAAGTTAGCATAGGAATAATATCGCCATATAACGCTCAAGTTTATGAAATCCAGGAAAAAATTAAGCAGTACACTCAGGTTTCTAACTCTGACTTCTCCGTTAGTGTCCGTTCTGTTGATGGCTTTCAAGGCGGTGAAGAAGACATTATAATAATATCTACAGTGAGATCTAATCAGAGTGGTAATGTCGGTTTTCTTTCAAATAGACAAAGAGCAAATGTGGCTATGACTCGAGCTAG ATATTGTCTTTGGATATTAGGAAATGCGGCTACTCTAATCAACAGTGACTCTGTTTGGAGAAATGTAGTTCTTGATGCTAAGAGAAGAGATTGTTTCCATAATGCGAATGAAAACAAGAAACTAGCCAGGGCAATTAAGGATGTCTTGTTTGAAATCGAACTACTTGAAGAAATAGAATCTCCATTTAAGAAACTAAGCATTGGTGAAAAATCAGAAACACCAACTACTTCCTCTAGCTCTAG GCTTAGCAGGCAAGCAAGGATACACGCGCGCGCTGCACTGTCACTCTGGCCACGCCAATGA
- the LOC123920749 gene encoding uncharacterized ATP-dependent helicase C29A10.10c-like isoform X3 — translation MEKFTSASEDAHKPRRLLDVVLSWPLEDVLNENLFKDKVHKIPDTFKSVTEYKTSFIPLLFEETRTDLSSSLSGVSKAPFCEIKKVEKSRQLKLMKAQKQFKLFQHTIRLKSTFDSVEDRENYEPATGDLIAFTNIRPKSLDDLNTRKSPYHIAYVVRAKNQFSDKIKVLSSKSMNMDIEHDLGRNNKLKLYAVFLINLTTNVRISDALNSRSEGEHLNIIKTVLGPHLTSGENCQNCLSEENSQASFIKEDSIIRSQKLNESQLDAVLSGVDMMNCDHADMKLIWGPPGTGKTKTVACLLFSLLKLKTRTLTCAPTNTAVLQVAIRLHKLVMDSLELVTYGLGDIVLFGNGKRMKVDCYPGLEDVFLDYRVQDLMVCFDPKFGWKHSLQSMIQLLNSMEESAKKKTRKAVFAYRHKFREQREKMEFLMKTLYTHMPKSLISLETVKKMLQAFDLLRSIGISLWQVKLKPKSRIPTYFQPLYVKRDECISILSSLSGTVLIPVFDKRDNMRVKVGNFCLSNACLILCTASSSVKLNTAEVSPIQFLVIDEAAQLKECESAIPLQLSGLRHCILIGDERQLPALVKSKIADKCEFGRSMFERLVILGYKRHMLNVQYRMHPSISLFPCKEFYDEKLSDALVVRKKSYNRLFLEGKMYSSYSFINITKGKEKLGDGQSMKNMVEVGVISEIIKSLNKVFMRTKKKVSIGIISPYNAQVYEIQEKIKQYTQVSNSDFSVSVRSVDGFQGGEEDIIIISTVRSNQSGNVGFLSNRQRANVAMTRARYCLWILGNAATLINSDSVWRNVVLDAKRRDCFHNANENKKLARAIKDVLFEIELLEEIESPFKKLSIGEKSETPTTSSSSRKPRRVKREKY, via the exons ATGGAGAAGTTTACCAGTGCAAGTGAAGATGCTCATAAACCTAGAAGGCTCTTGGATGTTGTACTCTCATGGCCCCTTGAGGATGTTCTCAACGAAAATCTTTTCAAAGACAAG GTTCATAAGATTCCAGACACATTTAAGTCAGTAACAGAATACAAGACATCTTTTATTCCTCTATTGTTTGAAGAAACGCGCACTGATTTATCTTCAAGCTTATCTGGTGTGTCTAAAGCTCCTTTTTGTGAAATCAAGAAAGTTGAAAAAAGCAGGCAATTGAAACTTATGAAAGCTCAAAAGCAATTCAAACTGTTCCAGCATACAATAAGGTTGAAGAGTACATTTGATAGTGTGGAAGATCGTGAAAACTATGAACCTGCAACTGGTGATCTCATTGCTTTCACAAACATCAGGCCTAAAAGCTTAGATGACTTGAACACGCGCAAAAGTCCCTACCATATCGCATATGTTGTTCGGGCAAAAAATCAATTTTCGGATAAAATCAAAGTTCTGTCATCCAAATCCATGAATATGGATATTGAACATGACTTGGGAAGGAACAACAAGCTGAAATTGTATGCAGTTTTCCTTATCAACTTGACAACAAATGTTCGTATTTCAGATGCACTGAATTCGCGCTCGGAGGGTGAACACCTGAACATAATCAAAACAGTGTTGGGCCCACATCTAACT AGTGGAGAAAACTGTCAAAATTGTCTTTCGGAAGAAAATAGTCAAGCTTCATTCATCAAGGAGGACTCGATAATTCGTTCTCAGAAACTAAATGAATCCCAACTAGATGCTGTTCTGAGCGGTGTAGATATGATGAATTGCGATCACGCTGATATGAAACTTATATGGGGACCTCCAGGGACAGGGAAAACAAAGACAGTAGCATGCTTGCTATTTTCTTTACTCAAGCTAAAAACGAGAACTTTGACTTGTGCTCCAACAAATACTGCAGTGTTGCAAGTGGCAATTAGGTTGCATAAGTTAGTTATGGATTCACTCGAGCTTGTTACATATGGTTTAGGTGACATTGTGCTGTTTGGAAATGGTAAGAGAATGAAAGTAGATTGTTATCCTGGGCTTGAAGATGTCTTTCTTGATTATCGCGTACAGGATCTAATGGTGTGTTTTGATCCGAAATTTGGATGGAAGCATAGCTTGCAGTCCATGATACAGTTGCTCAATTCAATGGAGGAATCCGCTAAGAAAAAAACCCGTAAGGCAGTATTTGCATACAGGCACAAATTTCGTGAACAAAGAGAAAAGATGGAGTTCTTAATGAAAACCTTATACACTCACATGCCAAAATCTCTCATTTCACTTGAAACAGTGAAGAAAATGCTTCAAGCTTTTGATTTGCTAAGGTCGATTGGAATTTCCTTGTGGCAAGTCAAACTCAAGCCAAAATCTCGCATTCCTACGTACTTCCAACCGTTATACGTCAAACGAGATGAGTGCATTAGCATACTAAGTTCACTTTCTGGCACAGTTTTGATTCCTGTATTTGACAAGAGAGATAACATGAGAGTTAAAGTAGGAAATTTTTGCTTGTCGAATGCGTGCCTAATTTTGTGTACAGCATCAAGTTCAGTTAAACTAAACACAGCAGAGGTGAGCCCAATTCAATTTTTAGTAATCGATGAAGCCGCTCAGCTTAAAGAATGTGAATCAGCAATTCCGTTGCAACTGTCTGGTCTCCGACATTGCATCCTAATCGGAGATGAGAGACAACTTCCTGCATTGGTAAAAAGCAAG ATTGCAGATAAGTGTGAATTTGGACGAAGCATGTTTGAGAGGTTGGTAATATTAGGATACAAAAGGCATATGCTGAATGTTCAGTACAGAATGCATCCTTCGATTAGCTTATTCCCGTGCAAAGAGTTCTACGATGAAAAGCTTTCTGATGCACTTGTTGTCAGGAAAAAAAGCTATAACAGGCTTTTCCTTGAAGGAAAAATGTATTCTTCTTATTCTTTCATTAACATAACCAAGGGTAAAGAGAAACTTGGAGATGGACAAAGCATGAAGAACATGGTTGAGGTTGGAGTTATTTCTGAGATAATCAAAAGCCTCAATAAAG TGTTCATGAGGACAAAGAAGAAAGTTAGCATAGGAATAATATCGCCATATAACGCTCAAGTTTATGAAATCCAGGAAAAAATTAAGCAGTACACTCAGGTTTCTAACTCTGACTTCTCCGTTAGTGTCCGTTCTGTTGATGGCTTTCAAGGCGGTGAAGAAGACATTATAATAATATCTACAGTGAGATCTAATCAGAGTGGTAATGTCGGTTTTCTTTCAAATAGACAAAGAGCAAATGTGGCTATGACTCGAGCTAG ATATTGTCTTTGGATATTAGGAAATGCGGCTACTCTAATCAACAGTGACTCTGTTTGGAGAAATGTAGTTCTTGATGCTAAGAGAAGAGATTGTTTCCATAATGCGAATGAAAACAAGAAACTAGCCAGGGCAATTAAGGATGTCTTGTTTGAAATCGAACTACTTGAAGAAATAGAATCTCCATTTAAGAAACTAAGCATTGGTGAAAAATCAGAAACACCAACTACTTCCTCTAGCTCTAG GAAACCGAGGAGGGTGAAGCGTGAGAAATATTGA